In a single window of the bacterium genome:
- a CDS encoding ammonia-forming cytochrome c nitrite reductase subunit c552 — protein sequence MSGKNGNGSVRGGVALWIYALTIAVVAAGTVGVMMLRENIAERKAEGRQVAVQLVELSEDVIDPAEWGKNFPRQYDSYKRTVDIERTKHGGSDAFQKLDQDPVWRELFKGYPFGVDYREERGHAYMLQDQEETKRVTEFKQPGACLHCHASVIPAYVAKGREAGVSDSDRLAQVMKGFEVVCKMPYAEARKLVEHPVACVDCHDPESMAIRVTRPGFLNGIKEFAKSSEPAPHLQSIERWRREGRKGEYDPNLLASRQEMRSMVCGQCHVEYYFKGEGKLLTYPWHNGFKMDDAEKYYDEVAWKDWTHPDTGAELLKAQHPEFETWSQGIHARSGVACADCHMPYIREGAVKVSDHHVRSPLLNIAHSCQVCHPYPEDEIKARVEGIQDKTEGLLDRGEQAVLALINAIKSAEAAGVPEENLAEARALHRKAEWRLDWVSAENSMGFHAPDETSRILGEAIDYARQGEVSVLEAMAIRTNASNK from the coding sequence ATGAGCGGGAAAAACGGAAACGGAAGTGTTCGCGGCGGAGTGGCGCTGTGGATTTACGCGCTGACGATAGCGGTCGTCGCCGCCGGAACGGTGGGCGTGATGATGCTGCGCGAAAACATCGCCGAGCGCAAGGCCGAGGGGCGGCAGGTCGCGGTGCAGTTGGTCGAGCTGTCCGAGGACGTGATCGACCCTGCGGAGTGGGGCAAAAACTTCCCGCGCCAGTACGACAGCTACAAGCGCACGGTTGACATAGAGCGCACGAAGCACGGCGGGAGCGACGCGTTCCAGAAGCTCGACCAAGACCCGGTCTGGCGGGAGCTTTTCAAGGGCTACCCGTTCGGGGTGGACTACCGTGAGGAGCGCGGGCATGCTTATATGCTTCAAGATCAGGAGGAGACGAAGCGCGTCACCGAGTTCAAGCAGCCGGGGGCGTGCCTGCACTGCCACGCGTCGGTCATCCCGGCGTACGTTGCGAAGGGACGCGAAGCGGGCGTCTCGGATTCCGACAGGCTCGCCCAGGTTATGAAGGGATTCGAAGTCGTGTGCAAGATGCCTTACGCCGAGGCGCGCAAGCTTGTGGAGCATCCGGTCGCGTGCGTGGACTGCCACGACCCGGAGTCGATGGCGATCCGCGTGACTCGTCCGGGATTCCTGAATGGAATAAAGGAATTCGCAAAGTCGAGCGAGCCTGCCCCGCACCTGCAAAGCATCGAGCGCTGGCGCAGGGAAGGGCGCAAGGGCGAGTACGACCCGAACCTGCTTGCGTCCCGCCAGGAAATGCGCAGCATGGTCTGCGGGCAGTGCCACGTCGAATATTATTTCAAGGGCGAGGGCAAGCTACTGACCTACCCGTGGCACAACGGATTCAAAATGGACGACGCGGAAAAGTATTACGACGAGGTCGCCTGGAAGGACTGGACGCATCCCGACACCGGCGCGGAGCTTCTGAAGGCGCAGCATCCGGAATTCGAGACGTGGAGCCAGGGCATCCACGCCCGCAGCGGCGTGGCGTGCGCGGATTGCCACATGCCGTATATCCGCGAGGGGGCGGTCAAGGTCAGCGACCACCACGTTCGCTCGCCGCTGTTGAACATCGCCCACAGCTGCCAGGTTTGCCATCCGTATCCCGAGGACGAGATAAAGGCAAGGGTCGAGGGAATCCAGGACAAGACGGAGGGGCTTCTTGACCGCGGCGAGCAGGCGGTGCTTGCGCTGATAAACGCGATAAAGAGCGCCGAGGCCGCGGGGGTGCCGGAGGAAAACCTGGCGGAGGCGCGGGCGCTGCACCGCAAGGCCGAGTGGAGGCTGGACTGGGTGTCGGCGGAAAACTCGATGGGATTCCACGCTCCCGACGAAACTTCGCGCATCCTGGGCGAGGCGATAGATTACGCGAGGCAGGGGGAAGTTAGCGTACTCGAAGCAATGGCGATAAGAACTAATGCATCCAATAAGTAG